TAATTAAGGAGGTGATCCAGCCGCAGGTTCCCCTACGGCTACCTTGTTACGACTTCACCCCAGTCATGAACCACACCGTGGTAAACGTCCTCCCGAAGGTTAGACTATCTACTTCTGGTGCAGCCCACTCCCATGGTGTGACGGGCGGTGTGTACAAGGCCCGGGAACGTATTCACCGCGACATGCTGATTCGCGATTACTAGCGATTCCGACTTCATGGAGTCGAGTTGCAGACTCCAATCCGGACTACGAGCGACTTTCTAAGATTAGCTCCAGGTCACCCCTTCGCTTCCCTCTGTATCGCCCATTGTAGCACGTGTGTAGCCCTACCCGTAAGGGCCATGATGACTTGACGTCATCCCCGCCTTCCTCCGGTTTGTCACCGGCAGTCTCCTTAGAGTTCCCGCCTTTACGCGCTGGCAACTAAGGACAAGGGTTGCGCTCGTTACGGGACTTAACCCAACATCTCACGACACGAGCTGACGACAGCCATGCAGCACCTGTATCAGTGTTCCCGAAGGCACTAATGCATCTCTGCAAAATTCACTGTATGTCAAGGGTAGGTAAGGTTCTTCGCGTTGCATCGAATTAAACCACATGCTCCACCGCTTGTGCGGGCCCCCGTCAATTCCTTTGAGTTTTAATCTTGCGACCGTACTCCCCAGGCGGTCAACTTATCGCGTTTGCTGCGCCACTAATTATTTTCATATAACCAACAGCTAGTTGACATCGTTTACGGCGTGGACTACCAGGGTATCTAATCCTGTTTGCTCCCCACGCTTTCGTGCCTCAGTGTCAGTATTAGGCCAGGTAGCCGCCTTCGCCACTGGTGTTCCTTCCGATCTCTACGCATTTCACCGCTACACCGGAAATTCCACTACCCTCTCCCATACTCGAGTCAACCAGTATCATCTGACCTGCCCAGGTTAAGCCCAGGGATTTCACAGATAACTTAATCAACCACCTACGCACGCTTTACGCCCAGTAATTCCGATTAACGCTTGCACCCTCCGTATTACCGCGGCTGCTGGCACGGAGTTAGCCGGTGCTTCTTCTGTAGGTAACGTCCAACATTCTAGCTCTTAACCGAAATGTCCTCCTCCCTACTGAAAGTGCTTTACAACCCTCAGGCCTTCTTCACACACGCGGCATTGCTGGATCAGGGTTGCCCCCATTGTCCAATATTCCCCACTGCTGCCTCCCGTAGGAGTCTGGACCGTGTCTCAGTTCCAGTGTGGCTGGCCATCCTCTCAGACCAGCTACCGATCGTCGCCTTGGTAGGCCCTTACCCCACCAACTAGCTAATCGGACGCAGGCTAATCTTAAAGCGCCAGGCCCGAAGGTCCCCAGCTTTCATCCTTAGATATTATGCGGTATTAGCTTGAGTTTCCCCAAGTTGTCCCCCACTTCAAGGTATATTCCTACGCGTTACTCACCCGTTCGCCACTCGCCATCAGTCTAGCAAGCTAGACTATGCTGCCGTTCGACTTGCATGTGTTAAGCATGCCGCCAGCGTTCAATCTGAGCCAGGATCAAACTCTTCAGTTCAATTCCTGTGCTAGTTTAAAACCAGCTTCTTACTTATTTTTCTATACTTCTTAAGCACTCAAAGGTTTTTTAAAGTGCCCACACAGTTTGTCTTCTCTCTTCTTAATGAACCTGCCCCGAAGGCGTGCTGCGTATTCTACTGATTTCGTTCCCTATGTCAAACACTTTTTTCATTTTTTTTAAAAAAATGATAACACTGTGTTTATTGTAAATGCAGCTTGGCAATTCTGCGCTTGCCAACTTGTATTATATAGACCTGACCAGCAGGCAATGCAAGAGCAGGATCCTCTGCTTTATCCCCGTTGATTTTAACTGCACCTTGCTTCACTAACCGAATTGCTTCTGAAGTGCTTTGAGTTAAATTCATTTGCTTTAATAATTGAGCCAAAGAAAGTGGTTCTATTAAAGTTATGGTTTGCTCTTCCAGATCTTCAGGAATGATTCCTTTCTGAAAACGTTCTATAAACTCTTTGTGGGCCTGTTCCGCTTGAGTTTGATCATGGAAACGCGCCACTATTTCTTTAGCAAAATCAATTTTTATGTCCCTGGGATTTGCGCCTTGAACCACAGAATTCTTTAAGGTCTTTATTTCCTGTCCTGTTTTAAAGCTCAGTAAATCAATATATCGCCACATGAGTTCATCAGATATAGACATAATTTTACCAAACATATCGGCTGCAGGTTCATTAATACCAATATAGTTATCGAGAGACTTAGACATTTTTTTTACTCCATCCAAGCCTTCAATTAATGGAGTCATCATCACAACTTGCGGTTCAAGTCCATAGTGCTTTTGTAATTCACGGCCCATTAATAAATTAAATTTCTGATCAGAACCACCCAGCTCAACATCTGCTTTGAGTGCGACTGAATCATACCCCTGGAGTAAAGGATACAAGAACTCATGAATCGCAATGGGCTGTCCTGTGGTATAGCGTTTGTTAAAATCATCTCGTTCCAGCATACGGGCAACCGTGTGTGTCGCAGCTAAACGGATTAAATCCACCGCACTAAATTGAGCCAGCCATTGGGAATTAAACGCAACTCTTGTTTTAAGGGGATCTAAAATTTTAAAAACTTGCTCTTGATATGTTTTTGCATTTTCCAACACCGTTTCTTGGCTAAGAGGCAGGCGGGTAACATTTTTTCCCGTTGGGTCGCCGATCATCGCCGTAAAATCACCAATTAAAAAAATAACCTCGTGGCCATATTGTTGGAATTGTCTTAACTTATTAAGTAATACAGTATGTCCTAAATGCAAATCAGGTGCAGTTGGATCAAAACCTGCCTTTATTTTTAAGGGAGTTCCTTTTTGTAATTTTTTTTCCAATTCCTGCTGCGGAAGTACCTCTTCGCAGCCTCTTACTAGTTCGGAACATACTGAATCTTCAACTATCATGACATCAAAACCTTTATAAATGATTGACCTATCTTCTCACACCGAGTATCTTAGCCCGGTTGGCAATTTCCTGCCATACCTAAAAGGTGATTTAAAATAATTTGTCACCCGAAAAATTAATAAATGCAGACAATAGCATAGTTCCGGATGGCAATGTATAGGCAAACGATGGATAAGAAACCTTATATATATATCGAAAAACGAAAAACAAATAAAAATAAAAAATCTAAGCCATCTAAGGTATTAATGGGTTTTGCCTTAATTATTGCTTTTTCACTCCCCTATTTTCTTGTAAAAAAATTTTCGCATAACTCATATCAAGGTCCCAAAACTCAAACCCTGAGCTTACCTGATCTCGATGGAGATGAGTCCGAAGAATACCAAGACGAAAGCTATCAAGAAAACGCATATCAAAATGAAGAAGAAATTGTTGAAGAGTCTAAACCTGAGCTTGCCAAAGAGACCGCTAAAACGGTCGTTGATAATGCTGTCAAAACAATCAAACCTATCAAAAAAATTGTTAAGGACAACGAATGGCAAACGATTAGGCCTAGATCCGGTGACTCTATGGCAACCATATTTAAACGTCTTGGACTAACGGCACAAAATTTACATTTGGTGATGCAAAAAAATCCTTATGCAAAAGCACTTACGGCAATAAAACCGAGTCAGGAACTAAAATTTTTAATTAATAAAAATAAATTAGAAAAATTAGTCATTCCAATGAATAACATTCAAACATTGACTGTTTATAGGGATGGAGCAGTTTATAAAACGAAAGTTGACTCCAAAAAAGTAAAAACCCAAGAGCGTTATGTCACGGGTGTCGTCTCTGGCTCATTATATGCTACTGCTCAACGCTTAGGGATCCCTAGGAAATTAATTCAACAAATGACTACGATATTACGAAAGGAAATCGATTTCTCACGTTCTGTTCGTAGCGGCGATCGCTTTGCCATTGCCTATGACAGCTTTTATGTAGAAAACAAAATGGTAGGTATTGGTGATATTGTTGCTGTAAGCTATACCAATCAAGGCAAAACTGCACAAGCGGTTCGCCATATTAGTAGAAATGGTAACCGTGATTACTATACCCCTAAAGGCGAAAGTTTTAAGAAAGCCTTTTCACGGTATCCGATTAAGTTCAGTCATATAAGCTCAACTTTTACTTCTTCAAGATATCATCCCATATTGCATTATAAAAGAGCACATAAAGGTATTGATCTCGCAGCACCTATCGGAACACCAATTCAATCTGTTGGTGATGGAGTCATTACTAATATTGGTAGACACAATGGCTACGGGAATATGATTGAAGTCAAACATGATAAAACCTTCAGTACGTTATATGGACACATGCTTCGATTTGCCAAAGGCTTGTCCAAAGGCAGCCGAATTAAACGCGGTCAGGTAATTGGCTATGTAGGTCAAACAGGTCTGGCTACAGGTCCTCATTGCCATTATGAGCTTCATGTTCATAACCAACCAAGAAATCCAACAACGACCTACCTGCCCACAGCATCTCCTGTTCCTGCGCGCGAAATGGCCCAATTTAAAGCGAAGGTACGTAATGTATTTGCACGTTTTAAATCACTTGAAAAAACAAATTACGCCAGTAAAGGTAAAAGCAAAGGCAAGAAAAAAACAAGAATTGGATAATCTTTAATGCAATTTTCTATTGAGGTAAATCAGTATAATCACCCAAATAGATAACGGCAAACGAGTACAGAGGCAATGATTCCAGCAAGATCTGCTAATAAGCCAGCAGGAATAGCATGTCGTGTTCGGCGAATTCCTATAGAACCAAAATAAACAGCAATCACATAAAATGTTGTTTCTGTACTCCCCATCATCGTGGCTGCAACTTTGGCGATAAACGAGTCTCCACCATGCTGATGAATCAATTCGGCCATCATTCCTGTTGAAGCACTTCCTGAGAAAGGTCGAATTAAAGCCAAGGGCAATACTTCAGGAGGCATACCAATCATGGCGAGAAGAGGAGCCAGCAGATTGGCCATTAAACCAAAAAATCCTGAAGCACGTAGCATCCCAATAGCTACTATCATCGCGATTAAATAAGGAACAATGCTCAAAATCGTATCAAATCCTTGTTTTGCGCCTACGATAAATGCATCAAAAACGTTAATTTTTTTTATTGCAGCGTATAAAGGAATACCCACAATAAAAATTAAAAGCATCCAATTAGACAACTGATTAGCGAATCCACTCATAGGCTGTCTTTCCTTCCAACACGAAACATGGGTAATTTCGCTAATTGCTTTACGGCAATAATGGCAACTAAAGTAGAAACGATAGTGGCGATTAAAGAACTGACGATGACACTACTTGGATTAGTGCTACCATTTGCCGCCAAATATGCAATTGCGGTAGCAGGAATTAATTGCACGCTTGAAGTATTAATTGCTAGAAAAGTACACATGGAGTTGGTTGCAATTTTTGTATGCTGGTTCAGTGTTTGCAGCTCTTTCATCGCTTGCAATCCAAATGGAGTTGCTGCATTGGCAAGTCCCAACATATTTGCAGCAATATTCATGGTGATCGCCCCCATTGCGGGATGTTCTGTAGGAATATCCGGAAACAGTCGTCTTAAAATCGGTTTGAGAAGTTTACCCAATAAAGTCACTAGTCCTGATTCGGTCGCTATGGACATAATTCCAAGCCATAAAGACATGATTCCTGCCAAACCAAGAGCAATTTCAAAACCAAGTTTGGCTGAGTCAGTTACAGCACGAGCAACCTCATCAATACGTCCTTCAATCACGCCAACTACTACAGAAATCAGTATCATCCCTAACCAGATTATATTGAGCATTCTTGCCTCCATACTCCGGAACAGGTTAAGATGTAGTCATTATTTGGCTTTAGATAGAAAAAATTGATGAAGTGCACACTTACTCCCTTAAAACATTTGATTTTTATAACCTGCTTCCTCATTTCTTTTTTAAGTTATGCTTTTGACTCAAATACTACTGAAAAACAAGCTAACTCCTCAATAGAAGAACTATACCATAGACTCAGCAGCATGCCGAATACTTCCATGCCCGATAGAATAGATTGGTTTAGCAGCCAATTTTTGGGTATCCCTTATTTACTTGGTTCTTTAGGAGAAGGCCCCAAAGCGCGCTATGATCAGTTTCCTAAATACCGTGTCGACTCATTCGATTGCGATACCTATGTCAACACGGTTCTGTCTTTAGCTTTGGCCAATTCACTAACCTCGTTTCAACAATGCATAAAAAACATGCGCTATAAAAATGGCCTCGTTTCTTATCTTCAACGAAATCATTTTCAAGGCTTGGATTGGAATCAAAACAATCAGCAAAGCGGACTACTTAAAGACATTACATTAACGATTAAAGATAAAAATAATCAACCAGTAGCCCAGATCGCTGAAGCAGTGATTAATAAACCTAATTGGTATGCCTTTAAAACGGTTGAAACAATTAGACTAGAGCATGCCGATAAAGGAAAAGAAGAAGCGCGATTAGATGAATTGAAAAAGAAAGGCGCTCAATTAGAAGTGACTTCAGAAAAGGTCCCTTACCTTCCTTTTACTGCGTTATTTCCCGAACATAATAAACCAGATATGTATTTATTTGCGCAAATTCCTCATGGTGCAATCATTGAAATTGTAAGACCAAACTGGGATCTAAGCCAAAAAATTGGCACTGCATTAAATATTTCACATTTAGGTTTTGCAATTAGACATGATGGACAATTGTATTTTCGGCAAGCTTCGTCAGAATATGGCAAAGTAGTTGAAGTACCATTGATTGACTACCTTGAAAAAGCGCTAAATAGTCCAACAATTAAAGGCATAAATGTTCAAATTGTTGTACCTACAAAACCCTTAACAGATTGTAAAATGCCTGTTTAAAACCAAACTTAGTTTAGGTAAACTGCAAGTAAATTGTAACCTGGGTGAAGCATACCGGTATCCGGGACAGCGGGATCTCTCATCGGAAAACCAAACTATGGCGAAGAGACCCCACGCTTTGGACGATGGCGGTTTTCGCCATACTTAAGGCAACACGAGACATTAGGATAATAAAAAATGAAATATGAATTAACACAACAGCCCTCGTTATCAACCAGCGAATGTCTTGTACTTGGCGTATTTTCTGATACGGATTTATCTGATTTTGCCCAGGCTTTAGATAAAGAAAACCACGGCCTAATTAGCAAGCTGATTCAGAAAACATCTGAAGCTGGTGATATACAATGGCATCATAACCTGCATGGAACCTTATTAATCATTCAATGCGGCGAGCAAGCTAAATTCAACCCTTCGCAACTAAAAAAGAGAACCACTGAGATTACTGTAGCATTAATCAAGCATCGTGTTCGGAGTGCAACAATATGCCTCCCGCAAATAAACCAATATTCCGCAAACTGGCAATTGGAACAAATGATTATTCAAATGGATAATCAGCGGTATCAATTACTGGATTTTAAAAAGAAAAAGGCAAAAGCCCATCAATTAGATTCTTTAACCTTTTATTTACCCAATGCCAGTGATGAGGGATTAAAATTAGGCCAAGCCATTGCTGCGGGTGTGGAATTAACCCGTAATCTTGCGAACATGCCAGCTAATATCTGTACCCCCACTTATTTAGGCGAACAAGCAATGCAGTTATGCAAAGAATTTGCACAAAATATGAGTTGCAAAGTGATGGGGCCAGAAGAAATGCGTCAAATGGGTATGGAAACTTTATTGGCAGTCGCTCAAGGTTCAGCCCAGCCACCAAGACTTATAGACATACATTACAAAGGTGCAGAAAATACTCCCCCAATCATTCTGGTAGGCAAAGGAATTACTTTCGATTCAGGTGGGTTATCCATCAAGCCTGCCAATGCTATGGATGAAATGAAATATGATATGTCAGGGGCTGCTAGTGTGTTTGGTGCTTTAAAAGCATGCGCGTTACTGAAACTCCCAATTCATGTAATCGGCTTGATTGCCAGTGCTGAAAATATGGTGAGTGGTACTTCCGTTAAATCAGGCGATATTGTCACCAGCATGTCAGGGCAAACTGTTGAAATTATCAATACTGATGCCGAAGGTCGTCTCGTATTGGCTGATGCACTAACTTACGCAGAGCGGTATCAACCCGAATTCGTCATCGATGTTGCAACCCTTACCGGCGGAATTATTGTTGCATTGGGAACGGTAGCATCCGGTTTTATGACCCAAGATGAAGAATTAGCACAGCTCATCGAAAAAGCCGCTAAAGACAGCAATGATCGTGTCTGGCGTATGCCCTTGGATGATGAGTATCAAGATGCGCTTGATAGTCCTTTAGCCGATATGATCAATGCAAATTTTGATCGTACTGCAAGTAGTGTTACAGCTGCATGTTTCCTGTCTCGCTTTACAGAAAAGTATCGTTGGGCCCATATAGACATTGCCGGTACAGCCTGGGTTTTCGGCAAAAATCGTAATGCTACGGGAAGACCTGTTCCTTTATTAACTCAAATAATACGCCATGCCATCAATTCGCGTTGATTTTTACTTATTAACGAGCGACCAGAACCATGTACGTTGGCTGGTTGCTTGTCGTCTTTTGGAAAAAGCTTATGCTAAAGGGCATAAAGTTTATGTCTTATGTAATAACAAGCAGGATGCTGAATTATTGGATGAGCTGTTATGGACTTTCAAAGAGGACAGTTTTATCCCACATAACCTACAAGGTGAAGGACCTGAACCACCACCCCCAATACAAATTGGTTATGAACGTGAACCTAGAGGTTTTAATGATATCTTATTGAATCTTTCGAGTCATGTTCCTGATTTTTACCCGAAATTTAAGCGCATTATGGAAATCGTGATTAACGCAGAAGCGGATAAAGAACAGAGTCGCACCCATTATAGGGACTATAGAGCCAAAGGTTGCGAATTACATACCCATCAGATTGAAGTGAAATAGTGAAGTAGTTTAGATTAGCACAACCTGGTTGCTTGCAACCAGGCTATAATCATAAAGACCATTAATCCCAAAGCACATCTTTATCTTTTTTTATCGCAGCTTGCAGCAAACTGATTAAGGGCACAGCTCGCTTTGCCAAGCTGATTTTGGGTTCATTTTCTTCATCTTCCTCAGCAATTTTGTTTTCTTTGCTAAGCCCAGACTGTAACTTTTCCAAAGCCTCAGGAAGATTTTCTGCTTTAATCGCTCCTGGAACCGTACCACTATGCCCCATTAAAGAAAGCAGACTTTTAGCTACATCTGCAAAATAAGTAATATCTTCGTAAGCATCTGTATGAAACGTCACTAACATAAAATCTCCTTATTGGCATGATCGAGGTCTTGCTGCATGGAACAAGACAACTATCCATAAACACGTAACAAATATTCTGCAACCGTACGTAATCCCATCGCTTCACCACCTTCAGGTTTACCTGGTTTACTACCCAAGTTCCAAGCCATAATATCAAAATGCATCCAGGGTATCGATTTGGAAACGAAACGTTGAAGAAATAATCCAGCAACAATAGCGCCAGCATAGGGATGATCGCTAGAGTTAGCCAAGTCAGCCACATTTGAACGAAGCAGCTCTTCGTATGCAGCAAATAAAGGTAATCTCCAGACAGGATCAGCTGCTTGATATGATGCCGCAGTCACTTCGGCAGCCAATTGATCCTTATTGGTAAATAAGGCCGCAATTTCGGTACCGACGGAAACCCTTGCAGCTCCTGTTAACGTAGCAAAATCAATCAGTAATTCAGGCTGCTCTTCGCATGCTTTGACTAAAGCATCAGCTAAAACTAAACGGCCTTCTGCATCTGTGTTATGAATCTCTACAGTTAAGCCGTTACGCATAGTTAAGACATCACCTGGTCTAAATGCATCGGGTCCTATCGCGTTTTCTACCGCAGGTACAAGCATTTGCAAGCGCACGGGTAAATTACGAGTCATAATCCATTGCGCAAGGCCGATTACATGGGCTGCCCCTCCCATATCCTTTTTCATTAAACGCATGCCCGAAGCAGATTTAATGTCCAAGCCCCCGCTGTCGAAACAAACTCCTTTTCCAACTAGTGTAATACGAGGGTTTTTCTCATCCCCCCAAGTTAAGGACAACAAGCGAGGTGCTGATTTAGAAGCACGCCCAACGGCATGGATTGCTGGAAAATTATCGTCGAGTAATTCATCGCCAACCCATTGTTTAAATTGCCCTTTATGTGTTTTTGCTAATTGTTCCACTACTTCAGCTAACTCTTTTGGGCCTAAATCATTAGTCGGTTTATTTATCAAATCCCTCACTAAAAATTGCGCTTGGGTTAAGGCCAACAGAGCATTCCAATCATCTGGGTGAACTACTAAAATACGAGGTTTTATCTCTTGTTTTTTATAGGTATCAAAACGATATTGTGCCAAAGCCCAATTCATTGTTGCTTCCTGAGTACATCTTCCTTGTACTTGATAAGTATTCGGTGGGAGTATTAGTGCTGCATTGGCTAAAGCCTGAACCTGATTTCCATCTCCTGTACCAATATACGCTTTATCGATTAATCCATCTGCATTCTGAATAAAACAAGAGTCGCCTAATTTTCCTTGAAATTGATGCAAAGCAAGACAATTTTGTTCTGCAGGTGTAAACAAGCTCATCCCTTCTGCCCATTGATCTTGTGACATCAAATAAAGAGGAATGGCTCTATCACTCTGAGTCTCATAAAATAATTTTGCTTGCATTTTTTTATTCCTTCACTTGGCCACGAAAATGAGCGGGTCTGAGTCCGGCTAATCCCAAAACTAAAACATATATTACCACAGCGACACCTACATGAGCGGCTAATATGGCTAAACGCATTACTGGAGAAAACCCGAGCCAATAACTGACTGTTCCACTCATTAAAATTAAATAGAGACTAATGGCTGCATTGGCTAAGAATAATTGCATACAGTATTTTAACCATCCAGGCGAAGGTTTGAACACTCCACGTTTAATCAGTATGAACAACAAAGTGCCACAATTGACATAACCTGCTAATGCCGAAGCTAAAGTCAAACCCGCATGAGCAAAGTACCAAACAAATACAGAACATAATAAAGTATTAACCACCATCGAAATTGCACCCACTTTAACTGGGGTACTGATATCTTGTCGTGCATAAAACCCTGAAGCCAAAACCTTTACCATCATAAAAGCTGGGACACCGGCTCCAAGAGTAATTAAACTTTTTTGTGTCTGAATCACATCATAAGCAGTAAATTTACCATAAGCAAAGCAACTTGAGATCAGCGGTAAAGCAAACAAACACAACCCCAGACCTGCAGGCACTCCTATAAGTAAAATAGAACGCAATCCCCAATCCAACGCACTTGAGAACTGGCTGATACTTTGTTCCGCATGCCTCCGAGATAAATGTGGGAGAATCACTGTTGCAATCGCTACGCCAAAAACACCTAATGGGAAATCAGTCAGGCGATCGGTGTAATACAACCAAGACACACTGCCAACTTTTAAAAAGGAGGCAAAAATACTGTCGACCATTAAATTAAGTTGAGCAATAGAAACACCAAATAAAGCGGGGATCATGAGCTTTAGAACTTTATTGACCCCCGCATCATTTCTCACTAATCTTGGCTTTACCAATAAATTGCGTTGATGCAAAAAAGGGATTTGAAAAAGCAATTGCGCAATACCTGCAATCAGCACTCCCCAAGCCAATCCTACAACGGGTCTTGGCAAATGGGGACATAGATAAACCGCAGCAAGAATCATACAGATGTTTAATAATACTGGCGTAAATGCAGGGATGGCAAAATATCCGTAGGTATTTAATACCGCTCCAGCCATGGCTGTTAGCGAAACCAACATCAAGAAAGGAAAAGTAATACGCAACATTTCTGTTGCCAATACTGCACGGCTGCTGTCATGGCTAAAGCCAGGGGCAAATAAAAAGATAATCACGGGTGCGGCAAATATTCCGATCAAAGTAACAACACTCAGAATTGAACCCAGATATCCGGCAATGCGCGCAATAAAAACCCGCACGTCATTCGGAGAACGTGTTTTTTGATATTCAGCAAGTACAGGAACGAAAGCTTGCGCAAAAGCTCCTTCTGCAAAAAGACGGCGCATAAAATTAGGGATACGAAACGCCACAAAAAAGGCATCCATCCCTGCTTGGGCACCAAAAAAATTGGCAAGAACCATATCACGTATAAAACCGACAATACGTGAAATGAAGGTCATGACTGAAACCAAGGTCGTTGAACGTAGCAAGCTCTGGCGTTTAGGTACCATAATTTCTGTTTCTGTTGCTGACATAATTTTTATGCATGAAATAAAATACCTTATGATATACCTAAATGAATTAAATTTCATAACCTAAATATAAGGTATAAGATTTTAAAATATAATTGCTAAAGAGACATTGGTTCCATATTGATCAATTGATTATGCATAAAATTAAGACATATCGCAATAGAGAGAATCAATTTCTACTTTAGAAACAAAGAAGTCTATTGACAAATTCTGACTCATTGTGCATGATCACCATCTTTTGTACCGTCTGAATGAGTGGAGATTTTTAAGTGGCAAATATTAAATCAGCGATCAAACGTGCTCGCCAAAACGTAAAATTACGTCAACACAA
This sequence is a window from Legionella cherrii. Protein-coding genes within it:
- the murJ gene encoding murein biosynthesis integral membrane protein MurJ, which gives rise to MSATETEIMVPKRQSLLRSTTLVSVMTFISRIVGFIRDMVLANFFGAQAGMDAFFVAFRIPNFMRRLFAEGAFAQAFVPVLAEYQKTRSPNDVRVFIARIAGYLGSILSVVTLIGIFAAPVIIFLFAPGFSHDSSRAVLATEMLRITFPFLMLVSLTAMAGAVLNTYGYFAIPAFTPVLLNICMILAAVYLCPHLPRPVVGLAWGVLIAGIAQLLFQIPFLHQRNLLVKPRLVRNDAGVNKVLKLMIPALFGVSIAQLNLMVDSIFASFLKVGSVSWLYYTDRLTDFPLGVFGVAIATVILPHLSRRHAEQSISQFSSALDWGLRSILLIGVPAGLGLCLFALPLISSCFAYGKFTAYDVIQTQKSLITLGAGVPAFMMVKVLASGFYARQDISTPVKVGAISMVVNTLLCSVFVWYFAHAGLTLASALAGYVNCGTLLFILIKRGVFKPSPGWLKYCMQLFLANAAISLYLILMSGTVSYWLGFSPVMRLAILAAHVGVAVVIYVLVLGLAGLRPAHFRGQVKE